One Streptomyces sp. B21-105 genomic region harbors:
- a CDS encoding biotin--[acetyl-CoA-carboxylase] ligase: MTPRDASEAGGGGRWSDLDRPPLNGAALRRALVREGGLWSGVDVVQRTGSTNSDLVTAASEGRAHEGAILVAEEQTSGRGRLDRRWTAPPRSGLFFSVLLTPSEVPVARWGWLPLLTGVAVATGLTRAAGVDTALKWPNDLLVTVDGEERKAGGILAERAGTDAVVVGVGLNVTLRAEELPVPQAGSLALAGAVSTDRDPLLRAVLRSLEDWYGRWRAAGGDPAASGLQETYAAGCATLGRAVRAELPGDRSLVGEAVAVDGDGRLVIATEEGVQEPVGAGDIVHLRPA, from the coding sequence ATGACACCGCGAGATGCATCAGAGGCGGGCGGCGGCGGCCGGTGGTCCGACCTCGACCGCCCGCCCCTCAACGGCGCAGCCCTGCGCCGGGCGCTGGTACGGGAGGGCGGCCTGTGGTCCGGGGTGGACGTGGTGCAGCGCACCGGCTCCACCAACTCCGACCTGGTGACGGCCGCGAGCGAGGGCAGGGCGCACGAGGGCGCGATCCTGGTGGCCGAGGAGCAGACCTCGGGCCGGGGCCGGCTGGACCGCCGGTGGACGGCGCCCCCGCGCTCCGGACTGTTCTTCTCCGTGCTCCTCACGCCGAGCGAGGTGCCGGTGGCCCGCTGGGGCTGGCTGCCCCTGCTCACCGGTGTCGCGGTGGCGACGGGGCTGACCCGGGCGGCGGGCGTCGACACGGCACTCAAATGGCCCAACGACCTGCTGGTCACCGTCGACGGCGAGGAACGCAAGGCCGGCGGCATCCTCGCGGAACGGGCCGGCACGGACGCGGTGGTCGTCGGCGTCGGCCTCAACGTCACCCTGCGCGCGGAGGAGCTGCCGGTGCCGCAGGCGGGCTCCCTGGCCCTCGCCGGCGCGGTCAGCACGGACCGGGACCCGTTGCTGCGGGCCGTCCTGCGGTCGCTGGAGGACTGGTACGGACGCTGGCGCGCGGCCGGCGGCGACCCGGCGGCGAGCGGTCTGCAGGAGACGTACGCGGCCGGATGCGCGACCCTGGGACGAGCGGTACGGGCCGAGCTGCCCGGCGACCGGTCGCTCGTCGGCGAGGCGGTCGCGGTCGACGGCGACGGCCGCCTCGTCATCGCCACCGAGGAAGGGGTGCAGGAACCGGTGGGAGCGGGCGACATCGTCCACTTGCGACCGGCGTGA
- a CDS encoding adenylate/guanylate cyclase domain-containing protein: protein MTVDDTGSGAGEDGRGNLPAADPGEPGDPGEDPHPLALRLEQLILGAERRYTPFQAARSAGVSMELASRFWRAMGFADIGQAKALTEADVLALRRLAGLVEAGLLSEAMAVQVARSTGQTTARLAEWQIDSFLEGLTEPPEPGMTRTEVTYPIVELLLPELEEFLVYVWRRQLAASAGRVVQAADDEEMVDRRLAVCFADLVGFTRLTRRMEEEELGELVEAFETTSADLVAARGGRLIKTLGDEVLYAADDAGTAADIALLLVETMSNDETMPELRVGMAFGTVTTRMGDVFGTTVNLASRLTSIAPRDAVLVDSAFAEELIRTGDAPSSEAEAAEEAAAAEKEGEEPPKYRFALQPMWQRPVRGLGVVEPWLLTRRNDTDDD from the coding sequence GTGACCGTCGACGACACGGGCTCCGGCGCGGGCGAGGACGGCCGGGGCAACCTGCCGGCCGCCGACCCCGGCGAGCCGGGCGACCCCGGTGAGGACCCGCATCCTCTGGCGCTGCGCCTCGAACAGCTCATCCTCGGCGCCGAGCGCCGCTACACCCCCTTCCAGGCCGCCCGCAGCGCGGGCGTCTCCATGGAGCTGGCGTCGCGTTTCTGGCGGGCGATGGGCTTCGCCGACATCGGGCAGGCCAAGGCGCTCACCGAGGCGGACGTGCTGGCCCTGCGGCGGCTGGCCGGTCTCGTCGAGGCCGGGCTGCTGAGCGAGGCGATGGCCGTGCAGGTGGCGCGGTCCACCGGGCAGACCACCGCCCGGCTGGCGGAGTGGCAGATCGACTCCTTCCTGGAGGGCCTGACCGAGCCGCCCGAGCCGGGCATGACCCGCACCGAGGTCACGTACCCCATCGTCGAGCTGCTGCTGCCCGAGCTGGAGGAGTTCCTCGTCTATGTCTGGCGCCGCCAGCTCGCCGCCTCGGCGGGCCGGGTCGTGCAGGCCGCCGACGACGAGGAGATGGTGGACCGGCGGCTCGCCGTCTGCTTCGCCGACCTCGTGGGCTTCACCCGGCTGACCCGCCGGATGGAGGAGGAGGAACTCGGCGAGCTCGTCGAGGCCTTCGAGACCACCTCCGCCGACCTGGTCGCCGCCCGGGGTGGACGCCTGATCAAGACCCTCGGCGACGAGGTGCTCTACGCGGCCGACGACGCGGGTACCGCCGCCGACATCGCACTGCTGCTGGTCGAGACGATGAGCAACGACGAGACGATGCCGGAGCTGCGCGTCGGGATGGCGTTCGGCACGGTCACCACCCGGATGGGCGATGTCTTCGGCACGACCGTCAACCTGGCCTCCCGGCTGACGTCGATAGCGCCACGGGACGCCGTCCTGGTCGACAGCGCCTTCGCCGAGGAGCTGATCCGCACCGGCGACGCTCCCTCCTCGGAGGCCGAGGCCGCGGAGGAGGCGGCCGCCGCGGAGAAGGAGGGCGAGGAGCCCCCGAAGTACCGCTTCGCCCTGCAGCCGATGTGGCAGCGCCCGGTACGCGGCCTGGGAGTGGTCGAACCCTGGCTCCTGACCCGGCGCAACGACACCGACGACGACTGA
- a CDS encoding enoyl-CoA hydratase/isomerase family protein — MGEARFGEFVLVRRHGGGGHVAELVLDRPKAMNAVSTEMARSIAAACAALGEDREVRAVVVTSTHERAFCVGADLKERNSFSDADLVRQRPLTRGAYTGVLELPVPTIAAVHGFALGGGFELALACDVIVADGTAVVGLPEVSVGVIPGGGGTQLLPRRVGAARAAELIFTARRVEAAEARELGLVDVLAEEGRDREEALAMAARIAGNSPVGLRAAKRALRIGQGLDLRAGLEVEDAAWRSVAFSGDRAEGVAAFNEKRRPQWPGE, encoded by the coding sequence GTGGGCGAGGCGCGCTTCGGGGAGTTCGTGCTGGTGCGGCGGCACGGGGGCGGCGGCCATGTCGCGGAGCTGGTCCTCGACCGGCCGAAGGCCATGAACGCGGTCTCCACCGAGATGGCCCGGTCGATCGCCGCGGCGTGCGCGGCACTGGGCGAGGACCGCGAGGTGCGGGCGGTCGTGGTGACCTCGACGCACGAGCGGGCGTTCTGCGTCGGCGCCGACCTCAAGGAGCGCAACTCCTTCAGCGACGCCGACCTGGTGCGGCAGCGACCCCTGACCCGTGGTGCGTACACCGGCGTCCTGGAGCTGCCGGTGCCCACGATCGCGGCCGTCCACGGCTTCGCCCTCGGGGGCGGGTTCGAACTGGCCCTGGCGTGCGACGTGATCGTGGCCGACGGCACGGCCGTGGTGGGCCTGCCCGAGGTGTCGGTGGGCGTGATCCCCGGCGGCGGAGGCACCCAGCTGCTGCCCCGCCGGGTGGGCGCGGCCCGGGCGGCCGAGCTGATCTTCACGGCGCGGCGCGTGGAGGCGGCGGAGGCGCGGGAGCTGGGCCTGGTGGACGTGCTGGCGGAGGAGGGGCGAGACCGGGAGGAGGCGCTGGCGATGGCCGCGCGGATCGCCGGCAACTCGCCGGTGGGGCTGCGGGCGGCGAAGCGGGCGCTGCGGATCGGGCAGGGGCTGGACCTGCGGGCCGGGCTCGAGGTCGAGGACGCGGCGTGGCGTTCGGTGGCGTTCTCCGGCGACCGGGCGGAGGGGGTCGCCGCGTTCAACGAGAAGCGCAGGCCGCAGTGGCCCGGCGAGTGA
- a CDS encoding GGDEF domain-containing protein: MGEDTRLAAVVALAQGMAAARTPRESWRAAALGAGRALTGSFAALSVWERDLGRLRVLVNVGDRAADEAEFPEAEAYPVHQFPEITEFLHERWAAGGEPNAWVETAQGLAAGRPGYCHQRVAALRRRGRGSCVVAPIVLHGRAWGELYVARSTGARVFDRADADFATVLAAVVAAGLAQTERLEEARRLAFTDALTGLANRRAVDVRLEEAVERHRAEGVVVSLVVCDLNGLKRVNDTRGHAVGDRLLERFGSVLSLCGAMLPGALAARLGGDEFCLLAVGPAADDVVKVADDLCRRAGELELGEGVACGVASTADPIGPVCSARRLFRLADAAQYRAKAVRAARPVVAGRQGPDDPVVRLADEPEPPHERTSAERRRFRGRP; this comes from the coding sequence ATGGGTGAGGACACGCGCCTGGCGGCCGTGGTGGCGCTCGCGCAGGGCATGGCGGCCGCGCGCACCCCCCGCGAGTCCTGGCGCGCGGCCGCGCTGGGAGCCGGCCGGGCGCTGACGGGAAGCTTCGCCGCGCTCTCGGTGTGGGAACGCGACCTCGGGCGGCTGCGGGTCCTGGTGAACGTGGGGGACCGGGCCGCGGACGAGGCCGAGTTCCCGGAGGCGGAGGCCTACCCGGTGCACCAGTTCCCCGAGATCACCGAGTTCCTGCACGAGCGCTGGGCGGCGGGCGGTGAGCCCAACGCCTGGGTGGAGACCGCCCAGGGCCTCGCAGCCGGCCGCCCCGGCTACTGCCATCAGCGCGTCGCGGCCCTGCGCCGCCGGGGCCGGGGTTCCTGTGTGGTGGCGCCGATCGTGCTGCACGGCCGGGCCTGGGGCGAGCTGTATGTGGCCCGCTCCACCGGCGCCCGGGTCTTCGACCGTGCCGACGCCGATTTCGCGACCGTCCTCGCCGCCGTCGTCGCCGCCGGGCTCGCCCAGACCGAGCGGCTGGAGGAGGCCCGCCGCCTCGCCTTCACCGACGCCCTCACCGGCCTGGCCAACCGCCGAGCCGTCGACGTGCGGCTGGAGGAGGCGGTGGAGCGGCACCGCGCGGAGGGGGTGGTGGTCTCTCTCGTGGTGTGCGACCTCAACGGGCTGAAGCGGGTCAACGACACCCGCGGGCACGCCGTCGGCGACCGGCTGCTGGAGCGGTTCGGTTCGGTGCTGTCACTGTGCGGGGCGATGCTGCCCGGCGCTCTGGCCGCCCGGCTCGGCGGGGACGAGTTCTGCCTGCTGGCCGTCGGACCGGCCGCCGACGACGTCGTCAAGGTCGCCGACGACCTCTGCCGACGGGCCGGCGAGCTGGAGCTCGGCGAGGGCGTGGCCTGCGGGGTCGCCTCCACCGCGGACCCGATCGGACCGGTGTGCTCGGCCCGCAGGCTGTTCCGCCTGGCGGACGCCGCCCAGTACCGCGCCAAGGCCGTGCGGGCCGCTCGGCCTGTGGTCGCCGGACGGCAGGGCCCCGACGACCCCGTGGTGCGCCTGGCCGACGAGCCGGAACCGCCGCACGAGCGGACCTCCGCCGAGCGGCGGCGGTTCCGCGGCCGGCCCTGA
- the hutH gene encoding histidine ammonia-lyase, which translates to MHTVVVGTSGVTASDVVAVARDGARIELSAGAVAALAAARGIVDALAAKPEPVYGVSTGFGALATRHISPELRAQLQRNIVRSHAAGMGPRVEREVVRALMFLRLKTVCSGHTGVRPEVAQTMADILNAGITPVVHEYGSLGCSGDLAPLSHCALTLMGEGDAEGPDGVVRPAGELLAEHGIGPVELREKEGLALLNGTDGMLGMLVMALADLDMLYKSADVTAALSLEALLGTDKVLAPELHAIRPHPGQGASAANMLAVLAGSELTGHHQDDAPRVQDAYSVRCAPQVAGAGRDTMAHARLVAERELASAVDNPVVLPDGRVESNGNFHGAPVAYVLDFLAIAVADLASIAERRTDRLLDKNRSHGLPPFLADDAGVDSGLMIAQYTQAALVSELKRLAVPASADSIPSSAMQEDHVSMGWSAARKLRTAVDNLTRVIAVELYAATRGVELREGLTPAPATRAVIAAVREAGVQGPGPDRFLAPDLAAADAFVRAGGLVAAVETVTGPLR; encoded by the coding sequence ATGCACACTGTGGTGGTGGGGACGTCCGGCGTGACCGCGTCCGACGTGGTCGCCGTGGCGCGTGACGGCGCCAGGATCGAGCTCTCCGCGGGAGCGGTGGCGGCCCTCGCCGCGGCCCGCGGCATCGTGGACGCGCTGGCGGCCAAGCCCGAGCCCGTCTACGGCGTCTCCACCGGTTTCGGCGCCCTCGCCACCCGGCACATCAGCCCGGAGCTGCGCGCTCAGCTGCAGCGCAACATCGTCCGCTCGCACGCCGCCGGCATGGGCCCGCGGGTGGAGCGCGAGGTCGTCCGCGCGCTGATGTTCCTGCGGCTGAAGACGGTCTGCTCCGGGCACACCGGCGTCCGGCCCGAGGTCGCGCAGACCATGGCCGACATCCTGAACGCCGGCATCACCCCGGTCGTCCACGAGTACGGCTCCCTCGGCTGCTCCGGCGACCTGGCCCCGCTCTCGCACTGCGCCCTCACCCTCATGGGCGAGGGTGACGCGGAGGGCCCGGACGGCGTCGTACGCCCCGCCGGCGAACTGCTCGCCGAGCACGGCATCGGCCCGGTCGAGCTGCGCGAGAAGGAGGGCCTGGCGCTCCTCAACGGCACCGACGGCATGCTCGGCATGCTGGTGATGGCCCTCGCCGACCTCGACATGCTCTACAAGTCGGCCGACGTCACCGCCGCGTTGTCGCTGGAGGCCCTGCTGGGCACCGACAAGGTGCTCGCCCCCGAGCTGCACGCCATCCGCCCGCACCCGGGGCAGGGCGCCTCGGCCGCCAACATGCTGGCCGTGCTCGCGGGTTCGGAGCTCACCGGTCACCACCAGGACGACGCCCCGCGCGTCCAGGACGCCTACTCGGTGCGCTGCGCACCGCAGGTCGCCGGCGCCGGCCGCGACACCATGGCGCACGCCCGCCTCGTCGCCGAGCGCGAGCTGGCCTCGGCCGTCGACAACCCGGTGGTGCTGCCCGACGGAAGGGTGGAGTCCAACGGGAACTTCCACGGGGCGCCCGTCGCCTACGTCCTGGACTTCCTCGCCATCGCCGTCGCCGACCTCGCCTCCATCGCCGAGCGGCGCACCGACCGGCTGCTGGACAAGAACCGCAGCCACGGCCTCCCGCCGTTCCTCGCGGACGACGCCGGCGTCGACTCCGGGCTGATGATCGCCCAGTACACGCAGGCCGCGCTGGTCAGCGAGTTGAAGCGGCTGGCCGTACCGGCGTCCGCCGACTCGATCCCGTCCTCGGCGATGCAGGAGGACCACGTGTCGATGGGCTGGTCCGCGGCCCGCAAGCTGCGCACCGCCGTCGACAACCTCACCCGGGTGATCGCCGTCGAGCTGTACGCCGCCACGCGCGGTGTGGAGCTGCGCGAGGGACTGACCCCGGCGCCGGCGACGCGCGCGGTCATCGCGGCGGTACGCGAGGCCGGCGTGCAGGGCCCCGGTCCGGACCGGTTCCTCGCCCCCGACCTCGCGGCGGCGGACGCCTTCGTGCGCGCCGGTGGGCTCGTCGCGGCGGTGGAGACGGTCACCGGACCGCTCAGGTAG
- a CDS encoding LPXTG cell wall anchor domain-containing protein has protein sequence MSSARRPLLTATAAATLLGALWFVPSANASQHTPARTVTTTQVPTQARAASATTTGAVKRTADRAADRSATRTLAETDTDAEAEAGAGADDGVRLADTGSFDTTPYVIGGTALLALGAGFVVYSIRRERLGF, from the coding sequence GTGTCATCCGCTCGACGTCCGTTGCTGACCGCCACCGCCGCGGCGACCCTGCTGGGCGCCCTGTGGTTCGTCCCGTCCGCCAACGCGTCCCAGCACACCCCTGCCAGAACGGTCACGACGACACAGGTCCCGACCCAGGCGCGGGCCGCCTCGGCGACCACGACCGGGGCGGTGAAGCGGACCGCGGACCGGGCGGCCGACCGAAGCGCGACACGGACCCTCGCCGAGACCGACACCGATGCCGAGGCGGAGGCAGGGGCGGGAGCCGACGACGGCGTCCGGCTCGCCGACACCGGAAGCTTCGACACCACCCCGTACGTGATCGGCGGGACGGCCCTGCTCGCACTGGGCGCGGGCTTCGTCGTTTATTCCATTCGTCGGGAACGCCTGGGTTTTTGA
- a CDS encoding L,D-transpeptidase: protein MTDSRRRRGLMTASALLGGVLVLSACSGGDDGASGGGGSSSQAKADEAAAKKSSEAQIKITPADGSDNASINNSAAVTVSKGTLTSVTMTTAEGAAVKGALSADKTSWKPDGQLERSTTYKVAAEAKDSSGLVAHENASFTTVSPANSFIANFTPEDGSTVGVGMPVSINFNKQITDKAAVQKGVTVTSTSGQEVACHWFSSQRMDCRPQEYWKENSTVTLKLALDGVEGAKGVIGVQQKTVTFKIGRNQVSYVDAKTKQMKVTHNGAVIKTIPISAGSPDNKTYEGQMVMSEKFKETRMNGATVGFTDDDGKGEYDIKDVPHAIRLTNSGTFVHGNYWGAKSIFGSVNTSHGCVGLSDTKGANDKGTAGYWFYTNSIVGDVVVVKNTGDKTVAPDNGLNGWNMDWAQWKAGSAA, encoded by the coding sequence ATGACGGACAGTAGGCGGCGCCGGGGTCTGATGACGGCGTCCGCACTGCTCGGCGGAGTTCTGGTGCTTTCCGCGTGCTCCGGCGGCGACGACGGAGCCTCCGGCGGCGGAGGCAGCTCCTCGCAGGCCAAGGCCGACGAGGCAGCCGCGAAGAAGTCCTCCGAGGCGCAGATCAAGATCACGCCGGCCGACGGTTCGGACAACGCCTCCATCAACAACTCGGCGGCCGTCACGGTGAGCAAGGGCACCCTCACCTCCGTGACGATGACCACGGCCGAGGGCGCCGCCGTCAAGGGCGCGCTCTCCGCGGACAAGACCAGCTGGAAGCCGGACGGGCAGCTCGAGCGCTCCACCACCTACAAGGTGGCGGCCGAGGCCAAGGACTCCAGCGGCCTCGTGGCCCACGAGAACGCCTCCTTCACCACGGTCTCCCCGGCCAACAGCTTCATAGCCAACTTCACGCCGGAGGACGGTTCGACCGTCGGCGTGGGAATGCCCGTGTCGATCAACTTCAACAAGCAGATCACCGACAAGGCGGCCGTCCAGAAGGGCGTCACGGTGACCTCCACCAGCGGTCAGGAAGTCGCCTGCCACTGGTTCTCCAGCCAGCGCATGGACTGCCGTCCCCAGGAGTACTGGAAGGAGAACTCCACCGTCACGCTGAAACTCGCGCTCGACGGTGTGGAGGGCGCCAAGGGCGTCATCGGCGTCCAGCAGAAGACGGTCACCTTCAAGATCGGCCGCAACCAGGTCTCCTACGTCGACGCGAAGACCAAGCAGATGAAGGTCACGCACAACGGCGCGGTCATCAAGACCATCCCGATCTCGGCCGGCTCGCCCGACAACAAGACGTACGAGGGCCAGATGGTGATGTCGGAGAAGTTCAAGGAGACGCGCATGAACGGCGCGACCGTGGGCTTCACCGACGACGACGGCAAGGGCGAGTACGACATCAAGGACGTGCCGCACGCCATCCGCCTCACCAACTCCGGCACCTTCGTGCACGGCAACTACTGGGGCGCGAAGTCCATCTTCGGCTCGGTGAACACCAGCCACGGCTGTGTGGGCCTGTCCGACACCAAGGGCGCCAACGACAAGGGCACGGCCGGCTACTGGTTCTACACCAACTCGATCGTCGGCGACGTCGTGGTGGTCAAGAACACCGGCGACAAGACCGTGGCCCCGGACAACGGCCTCAACGGCTGGAACATGGACTGGGCGCAGTGGAAGGCCGGTTCGGCCGCCTGA
- a CDS encoding ABC transporter permease, with the protein MFFTYLRRELRRRRKAALVVASGLALGIALVIVVTSVSSGMGKAQDKVLQSLYGLGTDMTVTKAASPTASSSDRPRFRFDAQDNDSDAEQSTDRVMVQGFQTLSAATVAEVGKQSGVSDAVGGLSLQVIKINGQFTRGRFQQNGSGGSGGGRRGGGAGGSERPQGEVQGGGANFDVNNYSVYGADVTEPELGPLTSSTISSGRTFKTSETDGKVAVVDSAYAKEKSLKVGSTLTISSVTFSVIGIATADSGDAAANVYIPLTQAQTLGDAKNKVTTIYVKATDSQKIDSVKSTIQKNVSGTTVTTSADLADTVSGSLSTASSLAATVGKWLSIAVLIAAFLVAGLLTSSAVSRRVREFGTLKALGWKSGRVTRQVVGEAMVNGLLGGALGIALGLAGAYAVTAISPTLQARLGGGAGGGQGGPGGGGGFGRRAAAKTLDVALTAPVSVTTVAVAVALAVAGGLIAGAFGGWRASRLRPADALRRVE; encoded by the coding sequence ATGTTCTTCACCTACCTGAGGCGCGAACTGCGCCGCCGCAGAAAAGCGGCACTCGTCGTCGCCTCCGGCCTCGCGCTGGGCATCGCGCTGGTCATCGTGGTCACCTCCGTGTCCTCCGGCATGGGGAAGGCCCAGGACAAGGTCCTGCAGTCCCTGTACGGCCTGGGTACGGACATGACGGTCACCAAGGCCGCCTCGCCCACCGCGAGCTCCTCGGACCGTCCGCGCTTCCGGTTCGACGCGCAGGACAACGACTCGGACGCGGAGCAGAGCACCGACCGCGTCATGGTCCAGGGCTTCCAGACCCTGTCGGCCGCGACCGTCGCCGAGGTCGGCAAGCAGAGCGGGGTCTCCGACGCGGTCGGCGGGCTGAGCCTCCAGGTCATCAAGATCAACGGGCAGTTCACCCGCGGCCGGTTCCAGCAGAACGGCAGCGGCGGCAGCGGCGGCGGCCGGCGGGGCGGGGGCGCCGGCGGCAGCGAACGGCCGCAGGGTGAAGTGCAGGGCGGCGGCGCGAACTTCGACGTCAACAACTACTCCGTCTACGGCGCCGACGTCACCGAGCCCGAACTCGGACCGCTGACCTCCTCCACGATCAGCAGCGGTCGCACCTTCAAGACCTCCGAGACCGACGGCAAGGTCGCCGTCGTGGACTCGGCGTACGCCAAGGAGAAGTCGCTCAAGGTCGGCTCCACGCTCACCATCAGCAGCGTCACGTTCTCCGTGATCGGCATCGCCACGGCCGACAGCGGCGACGCCGCCGCCAACGTCTACATCCCGTTGACCCAGGCCCAGACCCTCGGCGACGCGAAGAACAAGGTCACCACGATCTACGTCAAGGCGACCGACTCGCAGAAGATCGACAGCGTCAAGTCGACCATCCAGAAGAACGTCTCGGGTACGACGGTGACGACCTCCGCCGACCTCGCGGACACCGTCTCCGGTTCCCTCTCCACGGCCTCCTCGCTCGCCGCCACCGTCGGCAAGTGGCTGTCGATCGCGGTCCTCATCGCCGCCTTCCTGGTCGCCGGGCTGCTCACCTCCTCGGCCGTCTCCCGGCGCGTGCGCGAGTTCGGCACGTTGAAGGCGCTGGGCTGGAAGTCCGGCCGGGTCACCCGGCAGGTGGTCGGCGAGGCCATGGTCAACGGACTGCTGGGCGGCGCGCTCGGCATCGCCCTCGGCCTCGCCGGCGCCTACGCCGTGACCGCGATCAGCCCCACCCTCCAGGCCCGGTTGGGCGGCGGCGCAGGCGGCGGCCAGGGCGGCCCCGGCGGTGGCGGCGGCTTCGGCCGCCGGGCGGCCGCCAAGACCCTCGACGTCGCGCTGACGGCTCCGGTGAGCGTCACGACGGTGGCCGTCGCGGTGGCACTCGCCGTGGCCGGCGGCCTGATCGCGGGCGCGTTCGGCGGCTGGCGCGCCTCGCGGCTGCGCCCGGCGGACGCGCTGCGCCGCGTCGAATAG
- a CDS encoding ABC transporter ATP-binding protein, giving the protein MYELRGVTKRYTRGKETVHALDGVDLTVPDGDRLVIQGPTGGGKSTLLQMIGALDRPSEGEIVFDGVDLAKLSEARLTKVRSENIGFVFQSFNLIPTLNAQENVETALVPLGVKGGERRERAAEALKSVGLGERLGHLPSEMSGGQQQRVAIARALVKQPKVLLADEPTGNLDEGMRDEIMDVLHTLWKEHGLTFIMVTHDSAIAKKAPRVATIRKGRITVKENATSA; this is encoded by the coding sequence ATGTACGAACTCAGAGGCGTCACCAAGCGCTACACCCGGGGCAAGGAGACCGTCCACGCCCTGGACGGCGTCGACCTGACCGTCCCCGACGGCGACCGGCTCGTCATCCAGGGTCCCACCGGCGGCGGCAAGTCCACCCTCCTGCAGATGATCGGCGCGCTCGACCGGCCCAGCGAGGGCGAGATCGTCTTCGACGGCGTCGACCTGGCCAAGCTCTCCGAGGCCCGGCTGACGAAGGTGCGCAGCGAGAACATCGGCTTCGTCTTCCAGTCCTTCAACCTGATCCCGACGCTCAACGCGCAGGAGAACGTCGAGACGGCCCTCGTCCCGCTCGGCGTGAAGGGCGGGGAGCGCCGCGAACGGGCCGCCGAGGCGCTGAAGTCGGTGGGCCTCGGCGAACGCCTCGGACACCTGCCGTCCGAGATGTCGGGCGGTCAGCAGCAGCGCGTCGCCATCGCCCGCGCGCTGGTCAAGCAGCCGAAGGTGCTCCTCGCCGACGAACCGACCGGCAACCTCGACGAGGGCATGCGCGACGAGATCATGGACGTGCTGCACACCCTGTGGAAGGAGCACGGGCTGACCTTCATCATGGTCACCCACGACTCCGCCATCGCGAAGAAGGCCCCGCGCGTCGCGACGATCCGCAAGGGCCGGATCACGGTGAAGGAGAACGCGACGTCCGCCTGA
- a CDS encoding group II truncated hemoglobin — MTAAETATTPAGPTTVEYIRYRIPQERSAEFLAAYTRGARQLAASPHCVDYELARCEEDFEHFVLRITWTSTEDHLAGFRASDLFPAFLAEIRPYVGHIDEMRHYKATSVRGSGSAVPTLYEWAGGADAFTRLTETFYAKVLQDDLLAPVFAGLAPEHAEHVALWLAEVFGGPETYSATQGGHSHMVAKHFGRDISEPQRRRWVNLIQDAADEAGLPTDAEFRSAFLAYVEWGTRLAVHFSGPDAGPPAEQPTPKWGWGAAPPYRG; from the coding sequence ATGACCGCAGCCGAGACAGCCACCACTCCCGCCGGCCCCACCACGGTCGAGTACATCCGCTACCGCATCCCGCAGGAGCGATCGGCGGAGTTCCTCGCCGCCTACACCCGGGGCGCGCGTCAGCTCGCGGCCTCCCCGCACTGCGTCGACTACGAACTCGCCCGCTGCGAGGAGGACTTCGAGCATTTCGTCCTGCGCATCACCTGGACGTCGACCGAGGACCACCTGGCGGGCTTCCGGGCCTCGGACCTCTTCCCCGCCTTCCTCGCCGAGATCCGCCCCTACGTCGGTCACATCGACGAGATGCGCCACTACAAGGCCACCTCGGTGCGCGGCTCCGGCTCCGCCGTGCCCACGCTGTACGAGTGGGCCGGCGGCGCGGACGCCTTCACCCGGCTCACCGAGACCTTCTACGCCAAGGTGCTCCAGGACGACCTCCTCGCCCCCGTCTTCGCCGGCCTCGCCCCCGAGCACGCCGAACACGTCGCGCTCTGGCTCGCGGAGGTCTTCGGCGGGCCCGAGACCTACTCGGCGACCCAGGGCGGTCACAGCCACATGGTCGCCAAACACTTCGGCCGCGACATCAGCGAGCCCCAGCGCCGCCGCTGGGTCAACCTGATCCAGGACGCCGCCGACGAGGCCGGTCTGCCGACCGACGCCGAGTTCCGGTCCGCGTTCCTCGCCTACGTGGAGTGGGGCACGCGGCTCGCCGTCCACTTCTCCGGTCCGGACGCGGGGCCGCCGGCCGAGCAGCCGACGCCGAAGTGGGGATGGGGGGCGGCCCCGCCGTACCGGGGCTGA